The following proteins are co-located in the Sulfitobacter guttiformis genome:
- the ihfA gene encoding integration host factor subunit alpha, which produces MTSNTLTRMDLSEAVFREVGLSRNESAQLVETVLEEMSDALVRGEQVKISSFGTFSVRAKSARIGRNPKTGEEVPINPRHVLTFRPSHLMKDRVADGNKS; this is translated from the coding sequence ATGACGTCTAACACACTTACACGGATGGACCTGAGCGAAGCAGTATTTCGCGAGGTCGGGCTTTCGCGTAACGAAAGCGCACAACTGGTCGAAACAGTCCTCGAAGAAATGTCCGACGCGCTGGTGCGCGGTGAGCAGGTGAAAATCTCCTCTTTCGGAACATTCTCCGTGCGTGCGAAATCTGCCCGTATCGGTCGTAATCCAAAAACAGGTGAGGAAGTTCCGATCAATCCACGCCATGTTCTGACCTTCCGCCCCTCCCATCTGATGAAGGACCGTGTCGCGGACGGTAACAAGTCCTGA
- a CDS encoding deoxyguanosinetriphosphate triphosphohydrolase, whose protein sequence is MRASFASDPDRVRGRRVPEQESSFRSCFQRDRDRIIHASAFRRLKHKTQVFVEHEGDYYRTRLTHSIEVAQVARTIAGALHLNAELTEAIALAHDLGHPPFGHTGEDALHALMQPYGGFDHNAQAIKIVTSLERHYALFDGLNLTWETLEGLAKHNGPVIGALPHALADYNDLHNLELDTHASAEAQVAALSDDIAYNNHDLHDGLRAGLFAEDEIAQLPLIGAAFEEVDALHPGLDAYRRRHEALRRVFGVMVADVIETSRANLAASGAGSVEDIRHLERPVICFSDAMWRDLGQIRRFLFTRMYRAPAVMKIRAEVTGVVEDLFPLFLEQPDLMPDDWANHIAQAGSDRTLLARLVADYIAGMTDRFALQEHDRLIGGTPLAGIQSVGKG, encoded by the coding sequence ATGCGTGCATCCTTTGCCTCGGACCCAGACCGTGTACGCGGCAGGCGAGTGCCTGAACAAGAGAGCAGTTTCCGTTCGTGCTTCCAGCGTGATCGCGATCGCATCATCCATGCGTCTGCCTTCCGCAGACTGAAGCATAAGACGCAGGTATTTGTAGAGCATGAGGGTGATTATTACCGCACACGCCTGACACATTCCATCGAGGTGGCACAGGTGGCGCGAACGATCGCGGGGGCGCTTCATCTCAATGCAGAGCTGACCGAGGCCATCGCGCTGGCGCACGATCTGGGTCATCCGCCCTTTGGCCATACCGGCGAGGATGCATTGCATGCGCTTATGCAACCCTACGGCGGGTTCGACCATAACGCGCAAGCGATTAAGATTGTTACCTCACTGGAGCGCCACTATGCGCTTTTTGATGGCCTTAACCTGACGTGGGAAACACTGGAGGGGTTGGCAAAACACAACGGCCCCGTCATTGGCGCACTGCCCCACGCGCTGGCCGATTATAATGACCTGCACAATCTGGAGCTTGACACCCATGCCAGTGCCGAGGCGCAGGTTGCGGCGCTGTCCGATGATATCGCCTATAACAACCACGATCTGCATGACGGATTGCGCGCAGGGCTGTTTGCCGAAGACGAGATTGCGCAGCTGCCGTTGATTGGGGCGGCCTTCGAAGAAGTTGACGCGCTGCACCCCGGCCTTGACGCTTACCGCCGCAGGCATGAGGCATTGCGGCGCGTATTCGGCGTCATGGTGGCCGACGTCATCGAGACGTCGCGTGCAAATCTGGCGGCGTCGGGTGCCGGATCCGTCGAGGATATTCGCCATCTCGAGCGTCCGGTCATTTGTTTTTCGGATGCGATGTGGCGCGATCTGGGGCAAATCCGGCGGTTCTTGTTCACGCGGATGTACCGCGCGCCGGCTGTCATGAAGATCCGCGCCGAAGTGACCGGCGTAGTGGAGGATCTGTTTCCGTTGTTTCTGGAGCAGCCTGATTTAATGCCTGACGATTGGGCAAATCATATTGCTCAGGCCGGATCAGACCGTACACTACTCGCGCGGCTTGTCGCGGATTATATCGCGGGCATGACCGACCGCTTTGCCTTGCAAGAGCATGATCGCCTGATTGGCGGCACACCGCTGGCAGGGATCCAGTCTGTGGGAAAGGGATGA
- the scpB gene encoding SMC-Scp complex subunit ScpB, with protein MAEQERMIEAVLFASAEPVTLRELEARMPHGCDAAEAMVHLRKRYDGRGVQIMKIGDAYALRTAADLGFLMQKETVEVRKLSRAAIETLAIIAYHQPVTRAEIEEIRGVSVSRGTVDQLLELEWIRFGRRKMTPGRPVTFVVTETFLDHFGLESARDLPGLKELRSAGLLENRPPLGLLPQVGDGEDEPESTEGQSELFED; from the coding sequence ATGGCCGAGCAGGAGCGCATGATCGAAGCCGTGCTCTTTGCCAGCGCTGAACCTGTCACTCTCCGTGAGCTTGAAGCGCGGATGCCGCATGGCTGTGATGCCGCCGAGGCAATGGTGCACCTGCGCAAACGGTACGACGGGCGCGGTGTGCAGATTATGAAGATCGGTGATGCCTACGCCTTGCGTACAGCCGCCGATCTGGGCTTTCTCATGCAGAAAGAAACGGTAGAAGTACGCAAACTCAGCCGTGCTGCGATCGAGACGCTTGCGATCATTGCCTATCACCAACCCGTCACCCGCGCCGAGATTGAGGAAATTCGCGGCGTCTCCGTCTCCCGCGGGACGGTGGACCAACTGCTTGAGCTGGAATGGATCCGCTTTGGGCGCCGCAAGATGACACCGGGCCGACCGGTAACTTTTGTGGTAACCGAGACTTTTCTTGATCATTTTGGCCTTGAGAGTGCGCGTGATCTACCCGGTCTCAAGGAACTGCGCTCTGCGGGTCTGCTTGAAAACCGCCCGCCCTTGGGGCTTTTGCCACAAGTAGGAGATGGCGAGGACGAACCCGAAAGCACCGAGGGCCAGAGCGAGCTTTTCGAAGACTAA
- a CDS encoding 2'-deoxycytidine 5'-triphosphate deaminase: MPGVIPNQQLETMIASGVIYADPAVDRAQIQPASLDLRLGTVAYRVRASFLAGHGAKVADRLEEFEMHRVDLTNGAVLEKGAVYVVPLMEHLALPQNVSAVANAKSSTGRLDLLTRTITDGGTEFDRIGAGYHGPLYAEICPRSFSVLVRPGMRLNQIRFGTGNAVLNDDALRALHAQTPLVNGPAVIDDGLGFSVDLRLAGTTLVGYRAKPHTGVIDLDRIGHYAPAQYWEEVHSDNGQIILDPGAFYILVSREAVTIPPEYAAEMAPYLAMVGEFRVHYAGFFDPGFGYDAAGGTGSRGVLEVRCHEAPFVLEHGQIVGRLVYERMAEAPTQLYGAGIASNYQGQGLKLSKHFKAP; the protein is encoded by the coding sequence ATGCCCGGCGTGATCCCAAACCAACAGCTTGAAACAATGATCGCCAGCGGTGTCATTTACGCCGATCCCGCAGTGGACCGCGCCCAAATACAGCCCGCCAGCCTTGATCTGCGCCTTGGAACGGTTGCCTACCGCGTGCGCGCCTCGTTTCTTGCGGGGCATGGTGCAAAAGTTGCCGACAGGCTGGAAGAGTTCGAGATGCACCGCGTTGACCTGACCAATGGTGCGGTCCTCGAAAAAGGGGCCGTTTATGTGGTGCCGCTGATGGAGCATCTGGCGTTGCCCCAAAACGTGAGCGCTGTTGCAAATGCCAAAAGCTCGACGGGACGCCTTGATCTGCTAACCCGCACGATCACCGATGGTGGCACCGAATTTGACCGCATCGGCGCAGGCTATCACGGCCCGCTTTACGCTGAAATTTGCCCTCGCTCGTTTTCGGTACTCGTGCGCCCCGGGATGCGCCTCAACCAGATAAGATTTGGCACCGGCAATGCCGTCCTTAACGATGATGCACTGCGCGCGCTTCATGCTCAGACACCACTGGTCAACGGTCCTGCGGTGATAGACGACGGTCTGGGATTCTCTGTCGATTTGCGGTTGGCAGGCACCACTCTTGTCGGCTACCGCGCAAAACCGCATACCGGTGTGATCGATCTTGACCGGATCGGTCATTACGCTCCCGCGCAGTATTGGGAAGAGGTCCACAGCGACAATGGCCAGATCATTCTTGACCCCGGAGCATTCTATATTCTGGTGAGCCGCGAGGCTGTAACCATTCCACCGGAATATGCCGCGGAAATGGCGCCCTACCTCGCCATGGTCGGTGAATTCCGCGTACATTACGCAGGCTTTTTCGACCCAGGGTTTGGTTATGACGCAGCGGGCGGGACCGGATCACGCGGAGTTCTGGAGGTGCGCTGCCATGAAGCGCCTTTTGTACTGGAGCACGGCCAAATCGTCGGGCGTCTGGTCTATGAGCGTATGGCTGAGGCCCCTACCCAGCTTTATGGTGCGGGCATCGCATCGAATTACCAAGGTCAGGGTTTGAAGCTGTCAAAGCATTTCAAAGCGCCCTAA
- a CDS encoding segregation and condensation protein A, with protein sequence MAENIFDQDAATVADRLAAEALIIDVDGFEGPLDLLLTLSRTQKVDLRKISVLQLARQYLAFVEQAKALRLELAADYLVMAAWLAFLKSRLLLPPDPTEEGPSGEELAAHLAFQLERLAAMRDVAARLMGRDQLGRDFFVRGQTQMVERVRNVRYTATLLDLMQGYARIRTRDDFRPFVMDRESVYTMEQALARMRGLIGFAGDWGDLMSFLPEGWEIDPVKRRSATAATFAASLELVKEGHLELRQSESFAPIQLRKRENERG encoded by the coding sequence ATGGCTGAAAACATATTCGACCAAGACGCCGCGACGGTTGCTGACCGGCTGGCCGCCGAGGCGTTAATCATTGATGTGGACGGGTTCGAGGGCCCGCTTGATTTGCTGCTGACCCTCAGCCGAACACAAAAGGTAGATCTGCGCAAAATCTCTGTGCTGCAGCTGGCGCGGCAATACCTCGCTTTTGTGGAGCAGGCAAAGGCGTTGCGCCTGGAACTTGCCGCCGACTATCTGGTGATGGCCGCATGGCTCGCCTTTTTGAAATCGCGTTTGCTGCTGCCCCCTGACCCGACTGAGGAAGGGCCCTCGGGCGAGGAGCTTGCCGCTCATCTGGCCTTCCAGCTTGAGCGTCTGGCCGCGATGCGCGATGTCGCCGCGCGTCTTATGGGGCGTGACCAGTTAGGGCGTGATTTCTTTGTTCGCGGTCAGACCCAGATGGTCGAACGGGTTCGCAATGTGCGCTACACCGCCACGCTGCTGGATCTGATGCAGGGCTATGCACGCATCCGGACCCGTGACGACTTCCGCCCCTTTGTGATGGACCGCGAAAGTGTCTACACAATGGAGCAGGCATTGGCGCGGATGCGCGGATTGATCGGCTTTGCGGGTGACTGGGGCGATTTGATGAGCTTTCTGCCCGAAGGATGGGAGATCGATCCGGTCAAGCGCCGCTCCGCTACGGCCGCCACTTTCGCGGCCTCGCTGGAGCTGGTTAAGGAAGGACATCTGGAGCTGCGCCAATCAGAGAGTTTCGCGCCGATCCAGCTGCGAAAAAGGGAAAATGAACGTGGTTGA
- the nagZ gene encoding beta-N-acetylhexosaminidase, which translates to MSLSAARFGATILDAEGLRLTAEEKALFADVTPFGFILFARNIGTPDQVRALCDELREAAGHNAPITIDQEGGRVQRLRGPIWREWQQPMNFVQAAGDNAAKAMYIRFRLIAHELFALGIDSNCAPMVDVPGPKTHEFLYNRCYGTDAGNIALMGQAANDGMLAGGVLPVIKHIPGHGRATADSHFELPHVYATRDELDRVDFAPFKALRDTPMGMTAHVVYGAVDAVPATLSARMMGVIREDIGFDNLIMTDDISMKALSGSLDGLSRDALAAGCDVILHCNGTLAERAQVAAAAGEMTDAAQRRALRALSYRQTPDDIDIPALDAQLKALLGEGVNG; encoded by the coding sequence GTGAGCCTGAGCGCTGCGCGGTTTGGCGCAACAATTCTTGACGCTGAAGGGCTCCGTCTGACGGCCGAGGAAAAGGCGCTGTTTGCCGATGTAACGCCGTTTGGCTTCATTCTGTTTGCCCGCAATATCGGGACGCCTGATCAGGTGCGGGCGTTGTGCGATGAACTGCGTGAGGCGGCAGGGCACAATGCGCCAATTACAATTGATCAGGAGGGCGGCCGCGTTCAGCGGTTACGAGGGCCCATATGGCGCGAATGGCAACAACCCATGAATTTTGTGCAGGCTGCTGGTGATAACGCCGCCAAAGCCATGTACATCCGGTTTCGCCTGATCGCCCATGAGCTTTTCGCACTGGGTATCGACAGCAACTGCGCGCCTATGGTTGATGTCCCGGGGCCAAAAACCCATGAATTCCTTTATAACCGTTGCTACGGAACCGACGCAGGAAACATCGCCCTTATGGGGCAGGCGGCAAATGACGGTATGCTGGCAGGGGGCGTTTTGCCCGTAATCAAACATATTCCCGGTCATGGCCGTGCCACGGCTGACAGCCATTTCGAGTTGCCTCATGTTTATGCCACCCGCGATGAACTTGATCGCGTTGATTTTGCCCCGTTCAAGGCACTGCGCGACACCCCGATGGGGATGACCGCGCATGTGGTCTATGGGGCTGTTGATGCGGTGCCTGCCACCCTGTCTGCCCGCATGATGGGGGTCATCCGCGAGGATATCGGGTTTGATAATCTGATTATGACGGATGATATCTCCATGAAAGCTCTCTCGGGCAGCTTGGATGGGTTGAGCCGCGATGCTCTTGCCGCAGGCTGTGACGTGATCCTCCATTGCAATGGCACACTGGCCGAGCGGGCGCAGGTCGCTGCCGCTGCGGGCGAGATGACCGATGCGGCGCAACGCCGTGCCTTGCGGGCGCTCAGTTACCGCCAGACACCCGATGATATTGACATTCCCGCCCTTGATGCGCAGCTTAAGGCGCTGTTGGGCGAGGGTGTGAATGGCTGA
- a CDS encoding beta-ketoacyl-ACP synthase III, giving the protein MTLRAVVKGVGHYLPVRIVENAEFEATLDTNDEWIRARSGIERRHFVGPDETTASMATSAAQDALEMAGLKPDDIDAVIVATSTADLTFPSAATMVQAQLGMKRGFAFDIQAVCAGFIFALSNANALILSGQAKRVLVIGAETFSRIMDWTDRGTCVLFGDGAGALVLEAQEEAGSTADRGILSTDLNSDGTQRDLLYVDGGTSTGTTGYLRMQGNQVFRHAVEKLSQTATTAMEIAGVSSTDIDWVVPHQANIRIIQGTAKKLGLPMEKVVVTVQDHGNTSAASIPLALSVGVARGQIKQGDLIVTEAIGGGLAWGAVVLRW; this is encoded by the coding sequence CAATGACGAATGGATCCGCGCCCGTTCGGGCATTGAGCGGCGGCACTTCGTTGGGCCCGATGAGACAACAGCCAGCATGGCCACCTCGGCCGCCCAGGACGCCCTCGAGATGGCAGGCTTGAAGCCTGACGATATTGACGCGGTGATCGTAGCCACCTCGACGGCCGATCTAACCTTTCCCTCTGCCGCGACGATGGTACAGGCGCAATTGGGCATGAAACGCGGCTTTGCTTTTGATATTCAGGCCGTTTGCGCGGGATTTATCTTTGCCCTTAGCAATGCTAATGCACTCATCCTTTCGGGACAGGCAAAGCGCGTACTTGTGATCGGGGCCGAAACGTTCAGCCGCATCATGGACTGGACCGACCGAGGCACCTGTGTGCTGTTCGGCGACGGTGCAGGCGCACTGGTGCTTGAGGCTCAGGAAGAAGCAGGCAGCACAGCTGACCGCGGTATTTTGTCCACTGACCTCAACTCCGACGGTACACAGCGGGATCTATTGTACGTCGATGGCGGCACGTCAACCGGCACCACAGGGTATCTCCGGATGCAAGGCAATCAGGTTTTCCGCCACGCCGTTGAAAAACTGAGCCAGACAGCCACCACTGCTATGGAGATCGCAGGCGTAAGCAGCACCGACATCGACTGGGTCGTACCCCATCAGGCCAACATCCGCATTATTCAGGGCACCGCCAAAAAGCTGGGTCTTCCGATGGAAAAGGTTGTTGTGACTGTTCAAGACCACGGCAACACCTCTGCTGCTTCGATTCCGCTGGCGTTATCGGTGGGCGTGGCACGCGGCCAGATCAAACAGGGCGACCTCATCGTGACCGAAGCGATTGGCGGCGGCCTTGCATGGGGTGCGGTGGTCCTGCGCTGGTAA
- the argS gene encoding arginine--tRNA ligase, giving the protein MNLFADIRSLVLTALDAMVAAGDLPRGLITDNVTAEPPRDASHGDMATNAAMVLAKPAGMKPRDIAEKLAVHLADDPRITSAEVAGPGFLNLRLAPAVWQGVAASVLASGTDYGRGTLGAGKSVNVEYVSANPTGPLHVGHTRGAVFGDALASLLAFAGWDVTREYVINDGGNQIDALARSVFLRYQEAHGQKVAFPDGTYPGDYLVPVGQKLKDEVGDKYLDEAEDVWLIPIRNFATDQMMELIREDLALLGVKMDRFFSEKSLYNTGKIEACLKKLDDMGLIYRGTLEPPKGKLPDDYEAREQTLFKSTEFGDDQDRPIQKNDGTWTYFAPDIAYHNDKVERGYDQLINVFGADHGGYVKRMKAAVYALSGGSVPLDIKLTQLVKLFKNGEEFKMSKRAGNFVLLSDLIKEVGKDVTRFVMLTRKNDAPLDFDFNKVKEQSRENPVFYVQYAHARVASVLRKAAEAGIDVSDAALKTADLGKLDHDAELALLRKVAEWPRLVETAARSNEPHRIAFYLYELAGDLHGFWALGNSETGLRFIQEDDRATSQAKIALARAVAIVIASGLGILGVTPSEEMR; this is encoded by the coding sequence ATGAACCTTTTTGCCGATATCCGTTCCCTCGTTCTGACCGCCCTTGATGCCATGGTCGCCGCAGGCGATCTTCCCCGTGGTTTGATCACTGACAACGTGACGGCAGAACCACCGCGCGATGCGTCGCACGGTGACATGGCAACCAACGCGGCGATGGTGCTGGCAAAACCTGCCGGTATGAAGCCGCGTGATATCGCTGAAAAGCTCGCGGTACATCTGGCGGATGATCCGCGTATCACCTCTGCGGAGGTGGCGGGACCCGGCTTTTTGAATCTGCGGTTGGCGCCTGCGGTCTGGCAGGGTGTCGCCGCATCCGTGCTTGCATCTGGTACCGACTATGGTCGCGGGACGCTGGGCGCGGGCAAATCCGTGAACGTCGAATACGTTTCTGCAAATCCCACAGGGCCGCTTCATGTCGGCCATACGCGTGGGGCGGTGTTCGGCGATGCATTGGCGAGCCTGCTGGCCTTTGCCGGTTGGGATGTGACCCGCGAATACGTCATCAACGATGGCGGTAACCAGATCGACGCCTTGGCGCGGTCTGTTTTCCTGCGCTATCAGGAAGCACACGGGCAGAAGGTGGCATTCCCCGACGGGACATATCCCGGCGATTATCTGGTGCCGGTCGGTCAAAAGCTTAAAGACGAGGTCGGGGATAAATATCTCGACGAGGCCGAGGATGTCTGGCTGATCCCGATCCGTAACTTTGCCACGGACCAGATGATGGAGCTGATCCGCGAGGATCTGGCATTGCTGGGCGTTAAAATGGATCGGTTCTTTTCGGAGAAATCGCTGTATAATACCGGTAAGATCGAGGCCTGTCTTAAAAAGCTTGATGATATGGGGCTCATCTATCGTGGCACCCTAGAGCCGCCAAAGGGCAAACTGCCGGATGACTACGAGGCCCGCGAGCAGACCTTGTTCAAATCCACCGAGTTCGGCGATGATCAGGACCGCCCGATCCAGAAGAACGATGGAACATGGACCTATTTCGCACCTGACATCGCCTACCACAATGACAAGGTCGAGCGCGGTTATGACCAGCTGATTAACGTCTTTGGCGCTGACCACGGCGGGTATGTCAAACGGATGAAGGCGGCAGTTTACGCTCTCTCGGGCGGGTCTGTCCCGCTCGATATAAAGCTGACGCAGCTGGTGAAGCTGTTCAAGAACGGCGAAGAGTTCAAGATGTCCAAGCGGGCAGGCAATTTCGTCCTGCTCAGTGATCTGATCAAGGAAGTGGGCAAGGACGTGACACGCTTTGTCATGCTCACCCGCAAGAATGACGCCCCGCTGGATTTCGATTTCAACAAAGTGAAGGAGCAATCGCGCGAAAACCCTGTGTTTTACGTGCAATATGCCCATGCCCGCGTCGCAAGTGTACTGCGCAAGGCCGCAGAGGCGGGCATCGACGTGAGCGATGCGGCGTTGAAAACTGCGGATCTGGGGAAGCTCGATCACGATGCAGAGCTGGCTTTGCTCAGAAAAGTTGCAGAATGGCCTCGTCTGGTAGAGACAGCTGCGCGCAGTAATGAGCCACACCGAATTGCCTTCTATCTCTATGAATTAGCAGGCGATTTACATGGCTTCTGGGCGCTTGGAAACTCCGAGACCGGACTGCGGTTCATACAAGAGGACGATCGTGCAACATCACAGGCGAAAATTGCGCTTGCAAGGGCCGTGGCGATTGTAATTGCGTCAGGCTTGGGTATCCTTGGCGTCACACCTTCGGAAGAGATGCGCTAA
- a CDS encoding MerR family transcriptional regulator, translated as MPKSPDAFRTISEVADWLGIQAHVLRFWESKFTQVKPIKRAGGRRYYRPVDMQLLGGIRKLLHDDGLTIKGVQKILREEGMSFVAALSEPLDDADAESYVSAPAAPPPRARKAPEPEQAVVLPFEMPKESQRPAEKAKIDKETKAMPSPVAPPEQDSSAEGSPQHDDTHVGETTDASELMRTSTDTPADAGSSDADSKDAVDAPEPEPAVDTAPVAEEQTVDAAVAEKAAPALEEEAATKTWENEEAEQSEPSQDSDAASKSEIAAKVEPEIETGTTDDENTAAEDPEDAAPSESVETAELMSVKTEIAPLPSFLRKPVDEPAASSKDTSDDDGDPAPDQSAEPSAPSKTPEPEPTKLEDSEVAATEDAQPIEAPRPKARDIGMPDITPEGEIPAQPAALSYASRMRQVDPATAQKLQPLVSQLAALRDRMAARTGGAHPKS; from the coding sequence ATGCCCAAATCGCCTGACGCATTCCGCACAATCTCAGAAGTTGCCGACTGGCTCGGCATTCAGGCGCATGTCTTGCGCTTTTGGGAGAGTAAATTCACGCAAGTGAAGCCTATCAAACGCGCGGGTGGCCGACGGTATTACCGGCCCGTGGATATGCAACTGTTGGGCGGTATCCGAAAACTATTGCACGACGATGGTCTTACCATCAAAGGCGTTCAAAAAATCCTGCGCGAAGAAGGCATGAGCTTTGTCGCGGCCTTGTCAGAGCCGTTGGACGATGCCGATGCTGAAAGCTACGTGTCCGCGCCTGCTGCCCCCCCTCCGCGCGCACGCAAAGCGCCCGAGCCCGAGCAGGCGGTTGTATTGCCCTTCGAGATGCCAAAAGAAAGTCAGCGTCCCGCAGAAAAGGCCAAAATAGACAAAGAGACCAAGGCGATGCCTTCGCCCGTGGCTCCGCCAGAACAAGACTCATCGGCAGAAGGGTCACCGCAACACGATGATACCCATGTCGGAGAGACTACCGACGCGTCCGAATTAATGCGCACATCCACTGACACGCCCGCAGACGCGGGTTCAAGCGACGCGGACAGCAAAGATGCAGTAGATGCGCCGGAACCAGAACCTGCGGTGGATACTGCGCCGGTAGCTGAAGAACAGACAGTAGACGCCGCCGTGGCCGAAAAAGCTGCTCCTGCACTTGAAGAGGAAGCGGCTACAAAAACTTGGGAGAATGAAGAAGCCGAGCAGAGTGAACCTTCGCAAGACTCCGATGCGGCATCGAAATCTGAAATCGCGGCAAAGGTAGAGCCGGAGATTGAAACAGGCACTACCGATGATGAGAACACAGCTGCCGAAGATCCGGAAGATGCGGCGCCGTCAGAGAGCGTAGAAACAGCCGAATTAATGTCCGTTAAAACAGAAATCGCACCCCTGCCCTCCTTCCTCCGCAAACCGGTAGATGAGCCGGCGGCCTCTTCAAAAGATACCTCCGACGACGATGGCGATCCAGCGCCAGATCAAAGCGCCGAGCCCTCTGCGCCTTCAAAGACGCCAGAGCCGGAGCCAACCAAACTAGAGGATTCAGAAGTCGCGGCGACGGAGGACGCACAGCCAATAGAGGCGCCCCGCCCCAAAGCACGCGATATCGGCATGCCCGATATTACTCCCGAGGGCGAGATCCCAGCGCAGCCAGCTGCCTTAAGCTACGCCAGCCGCATGCGTCAGGTAGATCCCGCCACAGCGCAAAAATTACAGCCCCTCGTGTCGCAATTGGCCGCATTGCGCGACCGGATGGCTGCGCGCACTGGTGGCGCACATCCTAAATCCTGA
- a CDS encoding SPOR domain-containing protein translates to MADYTQNPQGGFAPHLHPEYAIPRGQAVGKLTNFTGAAVSLALVVGIGIWGYKLLVRDVSGIPVVRAAAGEMRVRPEEPGGTLAEHQGLSVNTVTALGAADEVTEQVRLAPQPIDLIDEDQPMADFEEVSADESSDVTQAPAAEDIASALESGSVDSLVAQLTDGIMPMEATEDESLPVLASVAVPDVQDAPEVLEGDGMSVSLRPSQRPARASINAGTDSGGMVVPAAASASTTELEAASLPVGTRLVQLGAFDTPEIARAQWGQLSARFAPFMEGKQRIVMEAKSGGRTFYRLRAHGFEDIGDARRFCSALVAESVDCIPVVTR, encoded by the coding sequence ATGGCAGACTACACACAAAACCCCCAGGGGGGCTTTGCTCCTCACTTGCACCCCGAGTATGCAATTCCGCGGGGGCAGGCCGTGGGCAAACTGACGAACTTTACCGGTGCTGCTGTGTCTCTGGCGCTGGTCGTCGGTATCGGTATCTGGGGTTATAAACTTTTGGTGCGGGACGTGAGCGGTATACCTGTTGTGCGCGCCGCCGCGGGGGAGATGCGCGTGCGGCCCGAAGAGCCGGGTGGCACCCTGGCAGAGCATCAGGGCCTGTCGGTCAATACTGTCACAGCCCTCGGCGCTGCGGACGAGGTAACCGAGCAAGTCCGGCTCGCGCCCCAGCCCATCGATCTAATTGACGAAGACCAGCCTATGGCTGATTTCGAGGAGGTTTCTGCAGACGAATCGTCAGATGTAACTCAAGCACCTGCCGCCGAAGATATCGCATCTGCCCTTGAAAGTGGTTCAGTCGACAGCCTTGTTGCGCAGCTGACAGACGGCATCATGCCGATGGAGGCAACGGAAGACGAGAGTCTGCCGGTTTTGGCATCCGTTGCCGTGCCAGATGTCCAAGATGCCCCGGAAGTGCTGGAAGGTGACGGAATGTCCGTCTCCTTGCGTCCGTCACAGCGCCCTGCGCGTGCCTCCATCAACGCAGGGACTGACAGTGGAGGGATGGTGGTTCCGGCTGCGGCTTCCGCGTCAACGACCGAGCTTGAAGCCGCCTCGCTTCCGGTAGGGACCCGTTTGGTCCAGCTAGGCGCGTTTGACACCCCCGAGATTGCCCGCGCTCAATGGGGCCAGCTCAGCGCGCGTTTTGCTCCGTTTATGGAAGGCAAGCAGCGGATCGTGATGGAGGCGAAGTCCGGTGGTCGGACGTTCTACCGCTTGCGCGCGCATGGGTTCGAGGACATCGGTGACGCACGTCGCTTCTGTTCTGCACTGGTTGCCGAAAGTGTCGATTGCATTCCCGTGGTGACACGGTGA